One window of the Anopheles cruzii chromosome 2, idAnoCruzAS_RS32_06, whole genome shotgun sequence genome contains the following:
- the LOC128267671 gene encoding turripeptide OL11-like: protein MRVAIVLFAILAVVCAIPAEKSQCTKVCTADYTPVCGAPKEGKGSTVTFGNTCVMEKYNCESQKNYVTKHTGECEDKSPVRLS, encoded by the exons ATGCGTGTGGCAATTGTTCTATTTG CGATCCTGGCGGTAGTGTGCGCCATACCGGCGGAAAAGTCTCAGTGCACAAAGGTGTGCACCGCCGACTACACCCCAGTATGCGGTGCCCCAAAGGAAGGCAAAGGGAGCACGGTAACGTTCGGCAATACGTGCGTGATGGAAAAGTACAACTGTGAATCACAGAAGA ACTATGTCACAAAACACACAGGAGAGTGCGAGGACAAGAGTCCGGTGCGCCTATCATGA